Proteins from a genomic interval of Yoonia sp. GPGPB17:
- the radC gene encoding RadC family protein: MTHFAEAPSLFADHDDVTQVLPLQKGKVPSYMRDHRKRLRERFLSGGAAAMPDYELLELVLFRAIPRQDVKPLARELIDTFGDFNRVLSAPLTQLSAIKGVGDAVLLELKIVEAAAHRLSRAKIMQRHVLSSWDALLDYCHTTMAHRETEQFRILFLDTKNTVIADEEQAKGTVNHVPVYPREVVKRALELNASALILVHNHPSGDPTPSDADIQMTRQIDAAAKTLGITVHDHLIIGKSNETSFRAHGLFDAAI; the protein is encoded by the coding sequence ATGACCCACTTTGCCGAAGCACCCTCTCTCTTTGCCGATCATGACGACGTGACGCAGGTTTTGCCTCTGCAAAAGGGCAAGGTTCCATCTTACATGCGCGATCATCGCAAAAGACTGCGTGAAAGATTCCTGTCTGGCGGGGCCGCGGCGATGCCGGATTATGAACTGCTCGAACTGGTTCTTTTTCGCGCTATCCCCCGGCAAGATGTCAAACCGCTTGCACGGGAACTGATCGACACATTCGGTGATTTCAACCGCGTACTCTCTGCGCCCTTGACACAGTTGTCTGCAATAAAGGGAGTAGGCGATGCCGTTCTACTGGAACTGAAAATTGTAGAGGCAGCAGCCCATCGCCTATCGCGTGCAAAGATCATGCAGCGGCATGTTCTTTCAAGTTGGGACGCCTTGCTGGATTATTGCCACACGACCATGGCGCATCGCGAGACAGAACAGTTTCGCATTCTTTTCCTTGATACCAAGAATACCGTGATCGCAGATGAAGAGCAGGCGAAAGGGACAGTGAACCACGTGCCAGTCTATCCACGCGAGGTGGTGAAACGTGCGCTGGAGCTAAACGCCAGTGCGCTGATCCTTGTCCACAATCACCCATCGGGTGACCCAACGCCTTCAGACGCCGACATTCAGATGACGCGGCAGATTGATGCAGCGGCCAAAACGCTGGGCATTACGGTGCACGATCATCTGATCATTGGAAAATCAAATGAGACCAGCTTTCGCGCGCATGGTCTTTTTGATGCGGCTATCTAG